A single region of the Prochlorococcus marinus str. MIT 0917 genome encodes:
- a CDS encoding HAD family hydrolase yields the protein MKRNIDFPKAFLFDLDGVLIDSEPLHGQAWKETAALFDLNLTYTQLKLLRGRRRIDCANELIKLIPNGVKAKDLLKIHKPISRQLILTAKAMQGGESLVKRCHENNIPMALVTSSSSESFKIKSAPHKWMNLFSVIVLGDDKLLANGKPAPDPYLLASKKLNISPQECWAVEDSISGVSSALEAGCFVFFLKEKRYELPKKEIFDKHINLKQITHLNEIEQILNEY from the coding sequence ATGAAGAGAAATATTGATTTTCCTAAAGCATTTTTATTTGATCTTGATGGAGTTCTAATTGACTCAGAACCCTTACATGGACAAGCATGGAAAGAAACCGCCGCGCTTTTTGATCTAAATCTAACTTACACCCAACTAAAACTCTTGAGAGGCAGAAGAAGAATAGATTGCGCGAATGAACTGATTAAATTGATTCCTAATGGAGTAAAGGCGAAAGACTTACTAAAAATACATAAACCCATATCAAGACAACTCATCCTAACTGCAAAAGCAATGCAAGGTGGCGAGAGTTTGGTCAAAAGGTGTCATGAAAACAATATCCCAATGGCGTTAGTAACCAGTAGCAGCTCTGAATCTTTCAAAATAAAAAGTGCTCCTCATAAATGGATGAATCTATTTTCTGTAATAGTTCTTGGTGATGACAAATTATTAGCCAATGGAAAACCAGCTCCAGATCCATATCTTTTGGCCTCAAAAAAGTTAAATATTTCTCCTCAAGAATGCTGGGCTGTTGAAGATTCAATTTCTGGAGTATCTTCTGCCTTAGAGGCAGGATGTTTTGTTTTCTTTTTAAAAGAAAAACGTTATGAACTTCCAAAAAAAGAAATTTTTGATAAACACATCAATTTAAAACAAATCACCCATTTAAATGAAATTGAACAAATATTGAATGAGTATTAA
- a CDS encoding MnmC family methyltransferase: protein MNDFKIHTTKDGSLSLYSFSYEEGFHDKDGALRESIAKYLLPAQLEQFSTTEKIVVLDVCMGLGYNTGCILEKLFQSNIKIEWHGLEIDKRPLNLALNEKIFQKIWSPKVLHFFNCINKLGKWTEGFNEGNIHWGDARQKIHEIQDSLSFDLILLDPFSPQKCPELWSEEFISLLTKRLSVEGRLITYSTASSIRASLKRAGLKIYSVVPSTNKQNKWSAGTVAMKKKIEQRYISENLQFKDLSTKEIEHLATRSSIPYRDPTGKGNSKEIISTRKIEQSKSQLTNTSSWRKRWNSAQ, encoded by the coding sequence TTGAATGATTTTAAAATACATACGACAAAAGATGGGAGTTTAAGTCTTTATAGCTTTAGCTATGAAGAAGGATTTCATGATAAGGACGGAGCACTTAGAGAATCAATTGCTAAATATCTCTTACCAGCTCAATTAGAACAATTTTCTACAACTGAAAAAATAGTTGTTTTAGATGTTTGCATGGGACTGGGGTATAACACAGGATGTATTCTAGAGAAGTTATTTCAAAGCAATATAAAAATTGAATGGCATGGGCTTGAGATTGACAAAAGGCCTCTAAATCTTGCTCTGAATGAAAAAATATTTCAGAAAATTTGGTCTCCAAAAGTATTACATTTTTTTAATTGCATAAATAAATTAGGGAAATGGACTGAAGGTTTTAACGAAGGAAATATTCATTGGGGAGATGCAAGACAAAAGATTCATGAAATACAAGATTCTCTAAGTTTTGATTTAATTCTTCTTGATCCTTTCTCTCCACAAAAGTGTCCCGAACTTTGGAGTGAAGAATTCATCTCTTTATTAACCAAAAGGCTATCGGTCGAAGGCCGCTTGATTACATATTCAACTGCTTCCTCCATTAGAGCAAGTTTAAAAAGAGCTGGTTTAAAAATCTATTCAGTAGTTCCCTCGACCAATAAACAAAACAAATGGAGTGCAGGGACAGTTGCTATGAAAAAGAAAATAGAACAACGGTATATTTCAGAAAATCTTCAGTTCAAAGACTTAAGCACCAAGGAAATAGAACACCTTGCCACGCGTTCATCAATTCCTTACAGAGATCCAACAGGGAAAGGAAACTCTAAAGAAATTATTTCAACAAGAAAAATAGAGCAATCTAAAAGTCAATTAACAAACACTTCATCATGGAGAAAGCGATGGAATAGTGCGCAATAG
- a CDS encoding carbon-nitrogen hydrolase family protein — MSDFLAAALQLTSTSDIEANLNAAEEQIELASRRGADLVGLPENFAFLGEDQKKLKIASSIYEKCNSFLVTMARRYQVVLLGGGFPVPAGDGVRTLNRAELFGKDGQSLARYDKIHLFDVDLPEGNTYRESETIVSGSESPPVVDVPGLCKIGLSICYDVRFPELYRDLVNKGADLLMIPAAFTAFTGKDHWQVLLQARAIENTAYVVAPAQTGRHYGRRQSHGHAMVIDPWGTVLADAGVVQGAAIAPADKKRVERIRGQMPSLKHRKAELFV, encoded by the coding sequence GTGTCAGATTTTTTGGCTGCGGCCTTACAGCTAACCAGTACCTCAGATATAGAGGCAAATCTAAATGCTGCAGAAGAACAAATTGAGTTGGCCTCAAGAAGAGGGGCTGATCTTGTTGGACTTCCTGAAAACTTTGCATTTTTGGGTGAAGATCAGAAAAAATTAAAAATTGCATCTTCAATTTATGAGAAATGCAATAGTTTTTTAGTAACAATGGCAAGGAGATATCAAGTCGTTTTGCTTGGAGGCGGTTTCCCCGTTCCTGCTGGCGATGGAGTAAGAACTTTAAACAGAGCAGAGTTGTTTGGTAAGGATGGTCAATCTTTAGCAAGATATGACAAAATTCATCTTTTTGACGTTGATCTTCCAGAGGGTAATACCTATAGAGAATCTGAAACAATTGTTTCTGGAAGTGAATCACCTCCAGTTGTTGATGTGCCAGGCCTTTGCAAAATAGGATTATCTATATGTTATGACGTTCGATTCCCTGAGCTTTATCGTGATTTGGTCAATAAAGGCGCAGATTTATTAATGATCCCAGCTGCTTTTACTGCTTTCACAGGAAAGGATCATTGGCAAGTCTTGCTTCAAGCAAGAGCTATTGAGAATACTGCTTATGTTGTTGCACCAGCACAAACTGGTCGACACTACGGTAGAAGACAAAGCCATGGACATGCGATGGTTATTGATCCATGGGGTACAGTTCTCGCAGACGCAGGAGTTGTTCAAGGAGCCGCAATAGCTCCTGCTGATAAAAAAAGAGTTGAGAGAATTAGAGGGCAGATGCCAAGCTTAAAACATCGAAAAGCAGAACTTTTTGTTTGA
- a CDS encoding N-acetylmuramoyl-L-alanine amidase codes for MFKDQSLKSKLALFAGFVFCLSLFIPLPLRAASALAAWALTSNGSLKLRTSSGAKLDAFFQSSTTDKGERVWVDFPGELTRPRTIKGNGSVKEIRLGKPFKGKTRLVIEFLPSVELEASKLQLIGISPNIWELKFIGLESNSFSSIEEGNIIRNSIKRTYERIKIQKLDVSSLPNIPYGKYKVVLDPGHGGSDPGAVGINGLRETDIVLEVSKSVSELLTNKGVKTILTRTYERTLDLQPRVTKANNSKADAFVSIHANATRGKRKDVNGLETYYYSGYKGHSLAKNIQKQILIFSPQSPDRGVRRSRFYVIRKTSMPAALVEIGFVTGMYDADLLRQKAYRDKISFAIAKGILNYLIVSN; via the coding sequence ATGTTTAAAGATCAATCTTTAAAGTCAAAACTAGCACTTTTTGCGGGATTTGTTTTTTGTTTGAGTCTCTTTATTCCTTTACCGCTTAGAGCTGCTAGTGCTCTTGCCGCTTGGGCCTTAACTAGTAACGGCAGCCTTAAATTAAGAACTTCTTCTGGGGCTAAATTAGATGCTTTTTTTCAATCCTCAACCACTGATAAAGGTGAAAGGGTTTGGGTTGATTTCCCAGGAGAATTAACCCGCCCTAGAACTATTAAAGGAAATGGATCAGTTAAGGAAATCAGACTAGGTAAACCCTTTAAGGGTAAAACAAGGCTTGTTATTGAGTTTCTTCCATCAGTTGAATTAGAAGCCTCTAAATTACAATTAATTGGTATTTCACCAAACATATGGGAGTTGAAATTTATTGGCTTAGAAAGTAATTCCTTTAGTTCCATTGAAGAAGGTAATATTATAAGAAACTCAATAAAAAGGACTTATGAAAGAATAAAGATTCAAAAATTAGATGTTTCCTCTTTACCTAATATCCCATATGGAAAGTATAAAGTTGTACTGGATCCTGGCCATGGTGGTTCAGACCCAGGTGCCGTTGGAATAAATGGATTAAGAGAGACTGATATTGTTTTAGAAGTTTCAAAGAGTGTTTCAGAATTGTTAACAAATAAAGGTGTTAAAACTATTTTAACTCGAACTTATGAGCGAACATTAGACCTACAACCAAGAGTTACCAAGGCTAATAATTCAAAAGCAGATGCTTTTGTAAGTATTCATGCAAATGCTACAAGAGGAAAGCGAAAAGATGTTAATGGTTTAGAGACATATTATTACTCTGGTTATAAAGGGCATTCTTTAGCAAAAAATATTCAAAAACAAATTTTAATTTTTTCTCCCCAAAGCCCTGATAGGGGGGTTCGTAGATCTCGCTTTTATGTAATTAGAAAAACATCTATGCCTGCAGCTCTTGTAGAGATTGGATTTGTTACTGGAATGTATGATGCAGATTTATTAAGGCAAAAAGCTTACAGGGATAAAATTTCTTTTGCTATCGCTAAAGGAATACTGAATTATCTAATAGTTTCAAATTAG
- a CDS encoding UbiD family decarboxylase — translation MKLFRQEPLTRDIRDFLTLLEKRDQLKRISVPVDSDLEIAAISDRVLGMGGPALLFENVKGSSIPVAVNLLGTMERVVWSMGLKKQEELEDLGKKLALLQQPRPPKGFKETKAFASVAWDLLKARPDIDLLPPCHQKVIGERDLDLNHLPLLRPWPEDAGGAITLGLVITKDPETGVPNVGVYRLQRQSAKSMTVHWLSVRGGARHLRKAAAMNKKLEVAVAIGVHPLLVMAAATPIPVQLSEWLFAGLYAGEGVRLTKCKTIDLQVPSHSEIVLEGSISPGEEMTDGPFGDHMGFYGGAESSPLIRFQCMTQREKPIFLTTFSGRPPKEEAMLAIALNRIYTPILKQQIPEIIDFFLPMEALSYKLAVISIDKAYPGQAKRAAMAFWSALPQFTYTKFIVVVDSTINVRDPRQVVWVLSSQVDPQRDLFVLENTPFDTLDFASEHIGLGGRLAIDATTKIGPEKNHDWGKPLTRPKELEDKVDERWAELGLSDLEKKQPSPELFGYVIDELMRQKQINNS, via the coding sequence ATGAAATTATTTCGTCAAGAACCTCTTACACGGGACATTAGAGATTTTCTTACTCTTCTAGAAAAGAGAGATCAATTAAAAAGAATAAGTGTTCCAGTTGATAGTGACTTAGAAATTGCGGCAATTAGCGACCGAGTCCTTGGAATGGGAGGACCTGCCCTGCTTTTTGAAAATGTAAAAGGATCATCAATCCCTGTAGCAGTCAATTTACTTGGGACTATGGAACGGGTTGTTTGGAGTATGGGCTTAAAGAAGCAAGAAGAATTGGAAGATTTAGGAAAAAAGCTCGCCCTTCTTCAACAACCACGCCCTCCGAAAGGATTTAAAGAGACCAAAGCTTTTGCCTCAGTTGCATGGGATCTGCTTAAAGCACGTCCTGATATTGATCTATTACCTCCGTGCCATCAGAAAGTAATTGGTGAAAGAGATTTGGATCTAAATCATTTACCACTTTTACGTCCCTGGCCAGAGGATGCTGGAGGTGCAATCACATTAGGTCTAGTCATAACAAAAGATCCTGAAACAGGCGTGCCAAATGTGGGTGTTTATCGACTCCAAAGACAATCTGCCAAGAGTATGACAGTTCATTGGTTAAGTGTCAGAGGAGGAGCCAGGCATCTTCGCAAAGCAGCTGCCATGAATAAAAAATTAGAAGTTGCTGTTGCTATTGGAGTTCATCCACTTCTGGTCATGGCAGCTGCAACTCCTATTCCAGTACAGCTCAGTGAATGGCTTTTTGCAGGTTTATATGCAGGTGAAGGTGTTCGATTAACTAAATGCAAAACTATCGATCTTCAGGTACCTAGTCACAGTGAAATTGTTTTAGAAGGATCCATATCTCCTGGAGAAGAGATGACAGATGGTCCTTTTGGAGACCACATGGGGTTCTATGGGGGTGCTGAGTCCTCACCTTTAATTAGATTCCAGTGTATGACTCAAAGGGAAAAGCCAATATTTTTAACAACCTTCAGCGGTAGGCCTCCTAAAGAGGAGGCTATGCTCGCAATAGCATTAAATCGAATTTATACGCCAATACTTAAACAACAAATACCTGAAATTATTGATTTTTTCCTTCCGATGGAGGCTTTGAGTTACAAGTTAGCAGTTATATCTATTGATAAAGCATATCCAGGCCAAGCCAAAAGAGCTGCAATGGCTTTTTGGAGTGCTTTACCCCAATTCACCTATACAAAATTTATCGTCGTCGTCGACTCCACCATTAACGTGAGAGATCCTAGGCAAGTGGTTTGGGTCTTATCCAGTCAAGTTGACCCTCAAAGAGATTTATTTGTACTAGAGAATACTCCTTTTGACACGCTTGACTTCGCGAGTGAGCATATAGGACTAGGAGGGAGATTAGCCATTGATGCAACCACCAAAATTGGCCCAGAGAAAAATCATGACTGGGGAAAACCATTAACAAGGCCTAAAGAACTCGAAGACAAAGTCGATGAAAGATGGGCAGAACTAGGGTTATCAGATCTGGAAAAGAAGCAACCAAGTCCAGAATTATTTGGGTACGTTATCGATGAGCTAATGCGTCAAAAACAAATAAACAATTCATAA
- the murI gene encoding glutamate racemase, producing the protein MRLGLFDSGVGGFTVLKKVIELCPNNSFIYLADTARLPYGVKTTHEIMKIAEEISSWFSYQNIDAFLVACNTTNAIALDVIKKNLDVPVFDLIGSAASTIQESRVGVLATPSTVKTKAYTNAIMEVKPKTFVIEQPCPELVPMIEMDNINSDEIIDVAGIYLQPLLKQKINSLILGCSHYPLISPFLTELLPSSVKLIDPADALSLKLKLFIDSEERKYSKKKNLVDLKFYVTSNLKNFPNKAKHWLNVFPEVNLVSLQKKGWVS; encoded by the coding sequence ATGCGCCTTGGATTGTTTGATAGCGGTGTTGGAGGCTTCACTGTTTTGAAAAAGGTTATTGAATTATGTCCCAATAATTCATTCATATATTTGGCTGATACAGCAAGACTTCCCTATGGAGTAAAGACAACTCATGAAATCATGAAAATTGCTGAAGAAATATCATCTTGGTTTAGTTATCAAAATATTGATGCTTTTTTGGTCGCCTGCAATACAACAAATGCAATTGCCTTGGATGTAATAAAAAAAAATTTGGATGTCCCTGTTTTTGACTTGATTGGCTCTGCGGCTTCAACTATCCAGGAATCGAGGGTAGGTGTTCTTGCAACCCCATCTACGGTTAAAACAAAGGCTTATACGAATGCCATCATGGAAGTCAAGCCAAAAACCTTTGTAATTGAGCAACCATGCCCTGAATTAGTTCCCATGATTGAAATGGATAATATTAATTCTGATGAGATTATTGATGTCGCAGGTATATATTTACAACCTCTTTTAAAACAAAAAATTAATTCTTTAATTCTTGGCTGTAGTCACTACCCTCTCATAAGTCCTTTTTTAACTGAGTTATTACCCTCTAGTGTTAAATTGATTGACCCTGCTGATGCTCTTTCTTTGAAATTAAAGTTGTTCATAGATTCAGAAGAAAGAAAGTATTCAAAGAAAAAAAATTTAGTTGATTTAAAGTTTTACGTAACCTCCAATCTTAAAAACTTTCCCAATAAAGCTAAGCATTGGTTAAACGTTTTTCCTGAAGTTAATCTTGTTTCACTGCAGAAGAAGGGTTGGGTCTCTTAA
- the aroA gene encoding 3-phosphoshikimate 1-carboxyvinyltransferase, which yields MKVPNKDQSLRDLQKGGELCGKVKVPGDKSISHRALLFGAIAKGKTIIDGLLPAEDPLSTAECLRSMGVKISPIKKGNIVEVDGVGLNGLKEPKNILNCGNSGTTMRLIMGLLAGQEDHHFILTGDKSLRNRPMKRVGQPLKIMGAKVSGRCGGDFAPLSIIGNKLRGAVIGTPVASAQIKSAILLAALNAEGSTTVIEPARSRDHSERMLKAFGANLEVGGEMGRHITVFPGKDLKGQSIIVPGDISSAAFWLVAGSIIPGSELTIENVGLNQTRTGILDVLETMEANINITNKRDVAGEPVGDIEVFYKENLKPFKLDEEIMPRLVDEIPILSVAACFCKGISYIKGASELRVKETDRLAVMARQLKKMGAKVDEHQDGLTIYGGNNLKGCELDSEDDHRIAMSLAIASIMANSDSTLRRSEAAAVSYPDFWIDLIRLQQKN from the coding sequence TTGAAAGTTCCCAATAAAGATCAGTCTTTAAGAGACCTTCAAAAAGGAGGTGAGCTTTGTGGGAAAGTGAAAGTACCTGGAGATAAATCTATATCACACCGAGCTCTACTGTTTGGGGCTATTGCTAAAGGAAAAACAATAATTGATGGCCTTTTACCTGCGGAAGACCCATTAAGTACAGCGGAATGCCTAAGGTCAATGGGCGTAAAAATTAGCCCCATCAAAAAAGGAAACATTGTTGAAGTTGATGGCGTTGGATTAAATGGTCTAAAAGAGCCTAAAAATATTTTGAATTGCGGAAATTCAGGCACAACCATGAGATTAATAATGGGGTTATTAGCTGGTCAAGAAGATCATCATTTCATCCTCACAGGAGATAAATCACTTCGAAATAGGCCAATGAAAAGAGTAGGACAGCCATTAAAAATAATGGGGGCTAAAGTTTCTGGCAGGTGTGGTGGAGACTTTGCTCCTCTCTCGATTATTGGGAATAAATTAAGAGGCGCCGTAATTGGTACACCTGTCGCAAGTGCTCAGATAAAATCTGCGATCTTACTTGCCGCACTTAATGCAGAAGGTTCAACAACTGTTATTGAACCCGCCAGATCAAGAGACCATAGCGAGAGAATGTTGAAAGCCTTCGGAGCCAATCTAGAAGTAGGTGGTGAAATGGGTAGACATATAACTGTTTTTCCGGGGAAAGATCTAAAAGGTCAATCAATTATTGTTCCGGGTGATATTAGTTCCGCTGCATTTTGGCTGGTTGCAGGTAGCATTATACCAGGATCAGAACTAACCATTGAGAATGTTGGTCTAAATCAAACAAGGACTGGCATACTTGACGTATTGGAAACAATGGAGGCAAATATCAATATAACAAACAAAAGAGATGTGGCCGGTGAGCCTGTTGGAGACATAGAAGTTTTTTACAAAGAAAACTTGAAACCATTCAAGCTTGATGAGGAGATAATGCCTCGCCTAGTAGACGAGATACCTATATTGTCTGTAGCAGCATGTTTTTGTAAAGGTATCAGTTATATAAAAGGAGCTAGTGAATTAAGAGTCAAAGAAACTGATCGTTTAGCGGTAATGGCCAGACAATTAAAAAAAATGGGAGCCAAAGTAGATGAACATCAAGATGGACTAACTATTTATGGAGGAAATAATTTAAAAGGATGCGAGCTTGATAGCGAAGATGATCACCGTATTGCCATGAGTTTAGCTATTGCCTCAATAATGGCTAACTCTGATTCAACATTACGACGTAGCGAAGCTGCAGCAGTCTCATATCCTGATTTTTGGATTGATTTGATAAGACTTCAACAAAAAAATTAG
- a CDS encoding 2-phosphosulfolactate phosphatase family protein: MKLSYFYVAGDVPSGIIPESSVVIDVLRATTTIAWALENGADSVQVFADVDELKNQSKSFDDKDKILVGERGGKKLDGFDLGNSPLGVSTERVKGKRVFMSTTNGTRSLHRVRESKSLYTMALPNRKAIAERLKSDNPNEVWIVGSGWEGSYSLEDSLAAGALASLLMDQLDSVQILNDELIASIALWKNWEHDVEGCLRIASHGQRLAGIGNHDDDFACCASLDNLSIIPKQIEMGVLRSN, from the coding sequence ATGAAACTTTCTTATTTTTATGTTGCGGGAGATGTTCCTAGTGGAATTATTCCTGAATCATCAGTAGTAATTGATGTTCTCAGGGCTACAACAACTATTGCCTGGGCTCTTGAAAATGGAGCTGATTCAGTACAAGTGTTTGCAGATGTTGATGAACTGAAAAATCAATCAAAGTCTTTTGACGATAAAGACAAAATACTTGTTGGAGAGAGAGGAGGTAAAAAATTAGATGGATTTGACTTGGGGAATTCTCCATTAGGAGTCTCAACTGAGAGAGTAAAAGGGAAAAGAGTTTTTATGAGTACTACCAATGGAACAAGGTCACTGCATCGAGTTAGAGAATCTAAAAGTTTGTACACAATGGCACTCCCAAATAGAAAAGCTATTGCTGAAAGATTAAAAAGTGATAATCCAAATGAAGTTTGGATTGTTGGTAGTGGATGGGAAGGCTCCTACTCTTTAGAAGATTCTTTAGCAGCTGGGGCTTTAGCCTCTCTTTTAATGGATCAACTAGACTCGGTTCAGATATTAAATGATGAATTGATAGCCTCCATAGCACTATGGAAAAACTGGGAGCATGATGTTGAAGGATGTTTACGTATTGCAAGTCATGGACAAAGACTTGCAGGAATAGGTAATCATGATGATGATTTCGCTTGTTGCGCTTCTTTGGACAACCTTTCTATTATTCCAAAACAGATTGAGATGGGCGTACTTCGCTCTAACTAA
- the sds gene encoding solanesyl diphosphate synthase, with the protein MTTATEILQPVELDLEALLMDLRSLIGAGHPILQAAAEHLFSAGGKRLRPGIVLLISRALTSEKDLPLKHRKLAQITEMIHTASLVHDDVVDEADTRRGVETVHSRFDPRIAVLAGDFLFAQASWHLANLENLDVVKLLSRVIMDLAEGEIKQGLNRFDSSQSFDSYLEKSYCKTASLIANSSKAIGVLSHVDQESLDSLYFFGRQLGLAFQVVDDILDFTGNDEQLGKPAASDLQSGYLTAPVFYALEENPNLSELINGKFSKKDDLEKALSLVRDSGAIKKSRELAEKFASESKDSISWLPDSPSKKALLELPEFVISRLY; encoded by the coding sequence ATGACCACAGCCACGGAAATTCTTCAACCTGTAGAACTTGATCTAGAAGCTTTGCTTATGGATCTTCGCAGCCTCATAGGTGCTGGACACCCTATCTTGCAGGCAGCTGCAGAACATCTTTTTAGTGCAGGGGGTAAACGTTTAAGACCTGGAATTGTTTTATTGATTTCAAGAGCTTTGACGTCTGAAAAGGATCTTCCTTTGAAGCATCGAAAATTGGCCCAAATTACTGAGATGATTCACACCGCTTCTCTTGTTCATGATGATGTCGTTGATGAAGCTGATACCCGCAGAGGTGTTGAAACTGTTCATAGTCGATTTGATCCCAGGATTGCTGTCCTGGCGGGAGATTTTCTATTTGCACAAGCAAGTTGGCACTTGGCAAATCTTGAGAATTTAGATGTTGTTAAATTGTTAAGTAGGGTGATTATGGATCTGGCTGAAGGAGAGATAAAGCAGGGCCTTAATAGATTTGATTCAAGTCAATCCTTTGATAGTTATTTAGAAAAAAGTTATTGTAAAACAGCATCACTAATTGCTAATAGCTCCAAGGCTATTGGTGTTTTATCTCATGTAGATCAAGAGAGCTTGGATTCACTTTATTTTTTTGGAAGACAGTTAGGTTTAGCTTTTCAGGTGGTTGATGACATTCTCGATTTTACTGGAAATGATGAACAACTAGGCAAACCTGCAGCGAGTGATCTTCAAAGTGGTTATCTCACTGCACCTGTTTTCTACGCTTTGGAAGAGAATCCAAATCTGAGCGAACTAATTAATGGTAAATTCTCCAAAAAAGATGATCTTGAAAAGGCTTTATCTCTTGTGAGAGATTCAGGTGCGATCAAAAAATCAAGAGAACTAGCCGAAAAATTTGCTTCTGAATCAAAAGATTCAATTTCTTGGTTGCCAGACTCACCATCAAAGAAAGCATTACTTGAATTGCCTGAATTTGTTATTAGCAGACTTTATTGA